In one Pirellulales bacterium genomic region, the following are encoded:
- a CDS encoding UbiX family flavin prenyltransferase: MNRQVILAITGGSGAAYAVRLLDVLLASGHDVHLSISPAGRAVLRQELEIDVDLGHFDPALLRIDPARLGMTGNPRPADGRDAQGRPWVERPAGVEPGRVVYHAYTNLMAPIASGSFRGGGMVVCPCSGGTLAAIATGTSQNLIQRAADVQLKERRKLILVPRETPLSLVHLDNMRRATEVGAVVLPAMPGWYHGVRSVFDLIDFLVARICDQLGIEQRLMHRWGGADE; this comes from the coding sequence ATGAATCGACAAGTCATCCTGGCGATCACCGGCGGCAGCGGCGCGGCCTATGCCGTGCGGCTGCTCGACGTGCTGTTGGCCTCGGGACACGACGTGCATTTGTCGATCAGCCCGGCCGGTCGCGCGGTGCTGCGTCAGGAGCTGGAAATCGACGTCGATCTGGGGCACTTCGATCCGGCGCTACTGCGGATCGATCCGGCCCGGTTGGGGATGACCGGGAATCCGCGCCCCGCCGACGGGCGCGACGCGCAAGGCCGTCCCTGGGTCGAACGCCCTGCGGGGGTCGAGCCGGGGCGCGTGGTGTATCACGCCTACACGAACCTGATGGCCCCCATCGCCAGCGGCTCGTTTCGCGGCGGCGGCATGGTTGTTTGCCCCTGCTCGGGCGGAACGCTGGCGGCGATTGCCACGGGCACCTCGCAAAATCTGATTCAACGTGCCGCGGACGTGCAGCTCAAAGAACGTCGCAAGCTGATCCTGGTGCCGCGCGAGACGCCGCTGTCGCTCGTGCATCTCGACAACATGCGGCGCGCCACCGAGGTGGGCGCGGTCGTGCTACCCGCCATGCCGGGGTGGTATCACGGCGTGCGGTCGGTGTTCGACCTGATCGATTTCCTGGTCGCGCGCATCTGCGATCAACTCGGCATCGAGCAGCGGCTGATGCATCGCTGGGGAGGCGCCGACGAGTGA
- a CDS encoding UbiD family decarboxylase: MPVARLNDFLEQLAGQRQLVRVTQPVDGPGEVAALMAHMIASGGPALVFDAVAGSKWPVAANVLATEPRIAAALGVPDRAALSERVRQGLSAPREHLAPRQTRQAPCQQVARLGTDVDLTIWPFLRRGVEAAPAIHGALVVSSSPATGQVAVELADLAVAGPRELAGWWSPTRGVGLHLTEQRGRGPRLPVAIVLGGDPAHALAAAGWVDEIDPWRWAALIRGVPLELTPARTHALELPGDAELVIEGYLDPDEAPRQVPPIVAPDGVPYASCPVPVLHVTALTHRTQPMVPAMLPGPPPDERSAMQAFMSAARLEVLRTRTGAVADLLLPCWAGFERLVVVAVDKQHPAQGWQALHAAAAWEPLAEVAVLMAVDADVPCDNPAALWHAVGNQVDPAYDVHAWPRRLPQAEAGGAEKIVAQRLAIDATRKLPSERSGRRGPRTQPPAASHGALAERLRELGLAEFVSHGSAAPAPWSK; this comes from the coding sequence ATGCCCGTCGCGCGTCTGAACGATTTTCTCGAACAGCTTGCCGGCCAGCGGCAACTGGTTCGGGTGACGCAGCCAGTCGACGGCCCAGGGGAGGTCGCGGCGCTCATGGCCCACATGATCGCGTCCGGAGGACCGGCCCTGGTCTTCGACGCGGTCGCCGGCTCGAAGTGGCCCGTCGCGGCAAACGTGCTGGCCACCGAACCGCGCATCGCCGCGGCGCTCGGCGTGCCAGACCGAGCCGCGCTCAGCGAACGAGTTCGCCAAGGTCTCAGCGCGCCGCGTGAGCACCTGGCGCCGCGGCAGACGCGCCAGGCGCCCTGCCAGCAGGTCGCACGATTGGGCACCGACGTCGACCTGACGATCTGGCCGTTCTTGCGCCGCGGCGTCGAGGCCGCGCCTGCGATCCACGGCGCGCTGGTCGTCTCATCGAGTCCGGCAACCGGACAAGTGGCCGTTGAGCTGGCCGACCTGGCCGTCGCCGGTCCGCGCGAATTGGCAGGCTGGTGGAGTCCCACGCGCGGTGTGGGATTGCATCTGACCGAGCAGCGCGGTCGAGGGCCGCGGTTGCCCGTGGCCATCGTCCTCGGAGGCGATCCGGCACATGCGTTGGCGGCGGCGGGCTGGGTCGACGAGATCGATCCCTGGCGCTGGGCGGCCTTGATTCGCGGAGTTCCCCTCGAGCTTACGCCGGCGCGCACGCATGCCTTGGAGCTGCCCGGCGATGCCGAGCTGGTAATCGAAGGCTACCTCGACCCCGACGAAGCGCCGCGCCAGGTCCCGCCGATCGTCGCGCCCGACGGTGTGCCGTATGCCAGTTGCCCGGTGCCTGTGCTACATGTGACGGCGCTCACCCATCGCACACAGCCGATGGTCCCGGCGATGCTGCCCGGGCCACCCCCCGACGAGCGGTCGGCGATGCAAGCGTTCATGTCGGCGGCACGGCTCGAGGTCCTGCGCACGCGCACCGGGGCTGTGGCCGATCTGTTGCTCCCCTGTTGGGCCGGGTTCGAGCGGTTGGTGGTCGTCGCCGTCGACAAGCAACATCCAGCGCAGGGGTGGCAAGCCCTGCACGCGGCCGCCGCGTGGGAACCGTTGGCCGAGGTGGCCGTGTTGATGGCGGTCGACGCCGATGTGCCCTGTGACAATCCGGCAGCGCTCTGGCACGCGGTGGGCAACCAGGTCGATCCCGCCTACGATGTCCATGCTTGGCCGCGGCGGCTGCCGCAGGCCGAGGCGGGGGGGGCCGAGAAAATCGTTGCACAACGACTGGCGATCGACGCCACGCGGAAGCTGCCGAGCGAGCGGTCAGGCCGTCGGGGGCCTCGCACGCAACCACCGGCCGCATCGCACGGAGCGCTGGCCGAGCGGCTGCGCGAGCTGGGGCTTGCCGAGTTTGTCTCCCACGGCTCTGCGGCGCCTGCCCCATGGTCGAAGTGA
- the ubiE gene encoding bifunctional demethylmenaquinone methyltransferase/2-methoxy-6-polyprenyl-1,4-benzoquinol methylase UbiE has translation MPVDKSGQRVRQMFGQIASRYDLLNHLLSLNTDRYWRWRTTRALSNQAGPVLDLCTGTGDLALAFYRATTADTPIVGADFCHEMLVIGREKGQRAGTNGRLTFVEADAQHLPFPDATFGIVTVAFGLRNVTDTDQGLREMARVCRPGGKVAVLEFSQPSIQPFRALYGWYFRNVLPRIGQLLASNSHEAYRYLPESVGEFPSGEALLERMRAAGLSQVVHHPLTLGIATLYLGTR, from the coding sequence ATGCCGGTCGACAAGTCGGGCCAGCGCGTCCGGCAGATGTTTGGTCAGATCGCCTCGCGCTATGATCTGCTCAACCATTTGCTGTCGCTCAATACGGATCGCTATTGGCGCTGGCGGACGACGCGCGCCTTGAGCAACCAGGCAGGACCCGTGCTCGACCTGTGCACGGGCACCGGCGACCTGGCGCTGGCCTTCTACCGCGCCACCACGGCCGACACGCCGATCGTCGGGGCCGACTTTTGCCACGAAATGCTCGTGATCGGGCGCGAAAAGGGGCAACGGGCCGGCACCAACGGGCGGCTGACCTTCGTCGAGGCCGATGCCCAGCACCTCCCCTTCCCTGACGCCACGTTCGGCATCGTCACCGTGGCCTTCGGGCTGCGCAACGTGACCGACACCGACCAGGGGCTGCGCGAGATGGCGCGGGTTTGCCGGCCCGGTGGCAAGGTGGCCGTGCTCGAGTTTTCCCAGCCGTCGATCCAGCCGTTCCGCGCGCTCTACGGCTGGTATTTTCGCAATGTGCTGCCACGGATCGGGCAACTGCTGGCCAGCAACTCGCACGAGGCGTATCGCTACCTGCCTGAGAGCGTAGGCGAGTTTCCCTCGGGCGAGGCGCTGCTCGAACGGATGCGGGCCGCAGGCTTGAGCCAGGTTGTCCATCACCCCCTGACGCTGGGCATCGCCACGCTGTATCTCGGCACTCGGTGA
- a CDS encoding 2-phosphosulfolactate phosphatase, which produces MPHMSRDIYVHLLPSLVTPQALAGDAVVVIDVLRATTTMLGALAGGATEIIPCLTIDDARAAAASRGGNVLLGGERGGVRIDGFDLGNSPAEYSPERVGGRNVVFTTTNGTRALLAASRARTVLLGAFTNRSAVVEHLRHEPVVHLLCAGTDGHVTAEDTLLAGALATGWIEHAPLVRLNDEAQLAAAAWSDALRRGTPLEELLRRSRGGLNLLELGYDDDLTACAAVDAVGLLAEFDATTGTVRRYTRGLSSSQGPQAEISQS; this is translated from the coding sequence ATGCCGCACATGTCGCGCGATATCTACGTCCACCTATTGCCCTCGCTCGTCACTCCGCAGGCTCTCGCAGGCGATGCCGTTGTGGTGATCGACGTGCTCCGGGCCACGACCACGATGCTGGGTGCCTTGGCCGGCGGAGCGACCGAGATCATCCCTTGCCTGACGATCGACGATGCCCGCGCGGCGGCAGCGTCTCGCGGCGGCAACGTCCTGCTGGGTGGCGAGCGCGGCGGAGTGCGCATCGACGGTTTCGATCTCGGCAATTCACCCGCCGAGTATTCCCCCGAACGCGTCGGCGGACGGAACGTCGTGTTTACGACCACCAACGGCACTCGGGCACTGCTGGCGGCATCGCGTGCGCGAACCGTCCTGTTGGGCGCCTTCACCAACCGGTCCGCGGTGGTCGAGCATTTGCGCCACGAACCGGTCGTGCATTTGCTCTGCGCGGGCACCGACGGGCATGTGACGGCGGAAGACACCTTGTTGGCGGGCGCCCTGGCCACGGGCTGGATCGAGCACGCGCCCCTGGTCCGGCTGAACGACGAGGCCCAGTTGGCCGCCGCCGCATGGAGCGATGCGCTGCGGCGGGGGACGCCACTTGAGGAGCTGCTGCGCCGATCGCGGGGCGGGCTAAACCTGCTCGAGCTCGGCTACGACGACGACCTAACCGCTTGCGCGGCGGTCGACGCCGTCGGCCTGTTGGCCGAATTCGACGCGACGACCGGTACCGTTCGACGTTACACTCGTGGCCTGTCCAGTTCGCAGGGCCCCCAGGCGGAGATTTCGCAGTCATGA
- the ubiA gene encoding putative 4-hydroxybenzoate polyprenyltransferase — protein MIRFSHTLFALPFALLSAAMAWALNAAATPPRSIRWQEIVGILLCMTLARSAAMAFNRIADRQLDAGNPRTAMRHLPAGILSLRSVVVFAAGSALGFVAATLLFLPNRWPLYLSVPVLAFLLGYSFTKRFTALAHFWLGAALMLAPIAAWIALRGELAWAPVVLGTAVLLWVSGFDIIYATQDAEFDRRAGLHSVPARLGVAGALRLAAVCHLAMVGVLLALPSVYPAFGTVFYLGVAGIALLLVYEHRLVRPDDLTRVNDAFFNVNVWVSMGLLVVGLVDLWA, from the coding sequence ATGATCCGCTTCAGCCATACACTGTTCGCGCTGCCCTTCGCGCTGTTGTCGGCGGCCATGGCCTGGGCCTTGAACGCGGCCGCAACCCCGCCGCGCTCGATCCGCTGGCAAGAGATCGTCGGCATTCTGTTGTGCATGACGCTGGCCCGCAGCGCCGCGATGGCGTTCAACCGCATTGCCGACCGCCAGCTCGATGCAGGCAATCCGCGCACGGCGATGCGCCATTTGCCGGCCGGCATCCTGTCGCTGCGCAGCGTCGTCGTGTTTGCCGCGGGCTCGGCCCTGGGTTTCGTCGCCGCAACGCTCTTGTTCTTGCCGAATCGCTGGCCGCTGTATTTGTCGGTGCCGGTGCTGGCGTTTTTGCTGGGCTATAGCTTCACGAAGCGGTTCACGGCCCTCGCGCATTTCTGGCTGGGGGCGGCCCTGATGCTCGCGCCGATCGCCGCCTGGATCGCGCTGCGCGGCGAATTGGCGTGGGCGCCGGTCGTGTTGGGCACGGCCGTGCTGCTCTGGGTCTCCGGGTTCGACATCATCTACGCCACGCAGGATGCCGAGTTCGACCGCCGCGCAGGCCTGCACAGCGTGCCGGCCCGGCTGGGCGTGGCCGGAGCACTGCGGCTGGCGGCGGTTTGCCACCTGGCGATGGTGGGCGTGCTGTTGGCGCTGCCCAGCGTGTATCCGGCCTTCGGAACGGTGTTTTATCTGGGCGTCGCCGGGATCGCGCTGCTGCTGGTCTACGAGCACCGCCTGGTGCGACCCGACGACCTGACCCGGGTCAACGATGCCTTTTTCAACGTGAACGTGTGGGTGAGCATGGGCCTGTTGGTCGTGGGGCTCGTCGACCTTTGGGCCTGA
- a CDS encoding YhcH/YjgK/YiaL family protein has product MILDTLEGAQRYLPLLPGLDQALAYLRINAKPSLAEGRHEIDGDAMFAVVSKYQTRDPGVVDPESHRKYVDVQFIISGREKILWTPTTEAAEVRVAYDEKRDIMFYGQNARSRGFELAAGHVAIFFPTDAHQPGCTLEASEPVHKAVVKVRLPQSASA; this is encoded by the coding sequence ATGATTCTCGATACGCTCGAAGGCGCGCAGCGCTATTTGCCACTGCTGCCGGGGCTCGACCAGGCCCTGGCCTATTTGCGCATCAATGCCAAGCCGAGCCTGGCCGAGGGCCGCCACGAGATCGACGGCGACGCCATGTTCGCCGTGGTCTCGAAATACCAGACCCGCGACCCCGGGGTGGTCGATCCCGAGTCGCATCGCAAGTACGTCGACGTGCAATTCATCATCTCGGGTCGGGAAAAGATTCTTTGGACCCCGACCACGGAGGCGGCCGAAGTGCGCGTCGCCTACGACGAAAAGCGCGACATCATGTTCTACGGTCAGAATGCCCGGTCGCGAGGCTTCGAGCTGGCCGCCGGTCACGTGGCGATCTTCTTTCCCACCGATGCCCATCAGCCGGGCTGTACGCTCGAAGCGTCCGAACCGGTTCACAAGGCGGTCGTCAAGGTCCGATTGCCGCAATCGGCGTCGGCCTAG
- a CDS encoding DNA integrity scanning protein DisA nucleotide-binding domain protein has translation MRPEPADSPAKPLRFTEQFELFFELAARIVREVEADGALLLLEGRVDWPRLRKLSERHLAGVKLVVAATSPDHLEGHEEAPLARVLIDMPDAPVYDKLSQALLECVADDLLAPGAKVLALYGGFEPGAIDSMSVIALDDRLGRLTVRDLRRLETSVPLETLQTVVNLALEIGHEGREGKPVGTLFVVGDTRKVLSRSRAAGFDPVKGYSRKDRNLKSARVREGIKEIAQMDGAIVVAPDGTVEAASRYLDAPATNITLSKGLGARHWAAAAITRATKAVAVAVSESSGTVRIFQDGEVVLRIEPFRRPMKWKDFEYEPPVGE, from the coding sequence GTGCGTCCCGAGCCTGCCGATTCACCGGCCAAGCCGCTTCGTTTCACCGAGCAGTTCGAGCTGTTCTTCGAACTGGCTGCGCGGATCGTGCGCGAAGTTGAGGCCGACGGCGCCTTGCTGCTCCTCGAAGGTCGGGTCGATTGGCCGCGCTTGCGGAAATTGAGCGAACGCCACCTGGCCGGGGTCAAGCTGGTAGTCGCCGCGACGTCGCCCGATCACTTGGAAGGGCACGAAGAAGCCCCGCTGGCGCGCGTGCTGATCGACATGCCCGACGCCCCGGTATACGACAAGCTGAGCCAGGCCCTGCTGGAGTGCGTGGCCGACGACCTGCTCGCCCCGGGGGCGAAGGTGCTGGCGCTCTACGGCGGCTTCGAGCCCGGCGCGATCGATTCGATGAGCGTGATCGCGCTCGACGACCGCTTGGGCCGTTTGACCGTCCGCGATTTGCGCCGTCTCGAAACGAGCGTGCCGCTCGAGACGCTGCAAACGGTGGTCAATCTGGCGCTGGAAATCGGCCATGAAGGGCGCGAAGGCAAGCCGGTCGGCACGTTATTCGTCGTCGGCGACACGCGCAAGGTGCTGTCGCGCAGCCGCGCGGCCGGTTTCGATCCGGTCAAGGGTTACAGCCGCAAGGATCGCAATCTGAAAAGCGCCCGCGTGCGCGAAGGGATCAAGGAGATTGCCCAGATGGACGGGGCCATCGTCGTGGCCCCCGACGGCACTGTCGAGGCGGCTTCACGCTACCTCGATGCGCCGGCCACGAACATCACGCTCTCCAAGGGGCTGGGAGCCCGGCATTGGGCTGCCGCGGCCATTACCCGGGCCACCAAGGCCGTGGCCGTGGCCGTCAGCGAATCGAGCGGTACGGTGCGGATCTTTCAGGACGGCGAAGTCGTCCTGCGGATCGAGCCGTTCCGCCGCCCGATGAAGTGGAAAGATTTCGAGTACGAGCCGCCGGTGGGCGAATAG